The region GGTTTGACATTTAATACTCCCTATTTATTTTGCAATTCAAACTTTAAAATCtttaaataaaatgaaaaaacaatCATCTTTCTTCTCCCTCGTTCAACATTATCAGAAATAAGAAAAAGGAATATAATTCAAAGCAAAGTAATATATTACGATATACATCATGATAGATTAATAGATTAGATAAAAAGTATGACGACGTATATTAAGGCACTTATCTTCTTCACAATGTTAATtgaaagtgtcaatcttttcaattcatcttcaacaaaataaaaatttTAACCTTACCATTTCATATGATTTTCTTGTGCTTTTGAACAACCACTTTTAATAATACAATGTTTGCATTTAGTTTTCAAGCATGCTTACAAAAGAAAGTGAATAGTTCTTTCTAGGTACTCAATATTCTTTTGATCTTTTTTGGTTAGTTCTTTTCTCAATCCACACATAACTAGCAATAGATACACCAAATTTTTTATCATAACATTTATTAACGGGTCGTGATAGGCATCTTTTTATGATCATAGAAATAATTTTTGTTATACACCTTCTAAGTTGTACATTATGACATATTTTTTTAGATTGAACATTGCTACATGCATTGCTAAATTTGACAAAGATAGTCTTCTTAATTTGACCAGAATTTTCAACCTTATGATATCCTAGTCCACTTTTATTATTAGCATTTTTTTAGTTACTTAGAACATTATCCTATCCATTTTTCCTTTTTCATAAATGCATATCACTTTATTTAATTCAACAATTTTAGATTCAATAAATGCACACTTATTGCATGTTAAACAACTTCTTGGAATGTCTAATTTATATTTATCTATCTCGTCTTGCATGTCTTTAGATTTACTTTCTAAAGAAGAAATAATTTTCTTTTGCTTAGTAAATAATGTAGAAAGCTTTAAACATTTACCATACAAATTATTAAAAACATTATGTAATTCATCATAAGAAGTTTTTTCACTATTAACCTCATCAAAGATAGATGTGTTTATTCTTCACTTGAAGATAAACTTATTTCATTGTCTTGTTGTGCCATGTATGCCTTTTTTTTACATTTTGTTCATCTTGCCACTGAAGTCATTTTTTCTTTGAGGTGTAGGAAAATCACTTTTAACATGTCCTGATCTCCCACATTCAAAACAAGTAATTTTTTATCTTGAGAGTTGATGTTTCATTTAACTTCTCTCTTTGACCAATTGTCATTGTTTTTTCTCTTTTCAAGAATTTTTCAAATTTCTTGACTAGTACATCATCTTCGTCACTATCGGATTGAGATTCTTCTTTTTGCTCACTATCATAATCTTTGACTTTAGTTTTTAAGTCAAGAGATCTCAATTTATGTTCAAGTCCTTCATATTTCTCTTATCATTCAAGTTTTAATTCGTGTTCTTGTAATTTTTCAAATAGTGTTGCCGATGTCATCTTGGATAAACTTTTCTTTTCAAAAATAGTTGTCACTTTCAGTTGTCATGCTCTTGTTAAGGATTTAAGCACTTTTAAATTTAATTCATCATTTATGAAAGTTTTTTCAAGAATGGTCAATTGATTTGTCAAACGAGTGAACCTCTTTTACAAATTAGGTATCTCCTCTCCCGATTGTATTCTGAacatctcttttttttttgtgtAAGAGAGAGAGTTTAATTTAGATCTTTTAACTTCATTTGTACCTTCGCGTGTGACTTACAAGGTATCCCACATCTTTAAATCTTTGTATGCAATTCTTTGAACCTTAGTAGGATTGACATCAAATTCTCAATCTCCAATGAACATAACTTCAAGAACGTATTGAAAATCAAACCAAACAAGTTGTCATCAAACTTAGTTTTGGCCCAAAAAAACTAACCATCTTTTCCCAAAAGATGAAGGGAACATGTCTTGATATGTGCTTCACATGCACACTAACTAAAATGTTGTCGATACCAAATTGTTGGTGTAAGGGGCAACATAACTCTAAGAAAAGAGAGGAATGTGAAGTGAAAGTGATGAACCAAACATAGAAACTTTATTCAAATGATAGGGCTATCATTAAATTACACATACACAGTAATTAACTATTGCAACAGCTAACTAACTAGCAAGGCTAGTTACTAATCTAACCAAAATGGTTTAATTAGTCTTCAACAGTTTACACACTATTACAAGCATATAAACTCTAGTACACAATCGTTTGAACTCATTACTCCTCGACTAAAGAGAGATTGAAGTAATCTCTTGAGAATTCAAGAGATTCAATGGAAGAAGAATCATAACGTCACCAATTACTTTGCTCATTGATTGTCCATCTCGAGTATTCCAATTCAAAAAAGTGATGAGTTTAAAATATTTATTCTATCTTTAGTATTGCGGCATGTTATAGATTTTCTTTCACAGACAAAAAAAAATGCATATCATAAAAGAACAATCACTACGTATTGTTCACTATCATTTTATTGAGTTCAGCATAAAGATTCAACTTTATTATTAACAGAAAAACAAATGATGAGTACCTAAAGACATTGTTTAATAAATCTAGAGTAAATCTTCatataaaaaaaatgtttttgataCATTGAGAAGAGATCTATTTAATTTTTCAATAAATAATTATCTCATTTAGAAAAATCTTAAACAATGTCCTTAGAGTTTAGAAGACTAGCTAGCAATAGACTTTAAGAAATTATCAAACAGTTACCATTTCATGACAAAAATCAAAGCACTGGATTTTTTTCACTTTCTCACCTTTATGAATCATCGATTTTGGCCAAAAGCAAAGCTGATTCGACCTGGGAGAGTGCAAGGTATAAAGGAGTGAAATTATTTTACAACTAACATCAGTGTTATTTTTGACCCTATGCAACTCTCATGTCTATTGCAATATTAGGCTCTTCCTCGCGTGTTCTGTTCAGAATTTGTTATTTGTGTCCATTTGCTAGGATCTTTACAAGTAATCATTACATGCACTAAGCATGACATAAGGGTGACATCTTAATTTAACTTAGAAGACAAAGCTAAACAAATCAGTACATTAAATTGATAATCTAACTGTTGATGCAAAGGTAGAATAAAGAAagaatggaaatattctattaagagaatgacggctacaataaggattaaaagttacaatgattgacaccctatttataagcctctaacaaacttaaatatgaatcaaatctaatatttaaatctaatatctaacaaacttaaatatgaatcaaatctaatatttaaatataatatctaacaaacttaaatatgaattaaatctaataattaaatctaataccatcccttaattcatattccatcaaaacttgtaacaccaattccatcccttaatctgagaaattgatcagtcttgatagctttcgtcagaacatctgccaactgcttctgagtgctgcagtgtacaacttctaacactcccctctgaacttgatgtctcagaaaatgatacttggtctcaatgtgcttgcttctcccatgcaacactgggtttctggcaagattgattgcagacttgttgtcaatcatcagcttcagaggtttgtttactttaatcttcagatcctgcaatagattcagaatccacacagcttggcatgcagtaacagcaatcttacaattcttcagatcaaatctcttcagaagttctaattcatacttgagctgatgcaaaataatacctttctcagagtatctgaattccatccctagaaagtatgtcattttgcctagatcagtcatttcgaattcattcatcagaactttcttgaacttggctatctcctgttcagaacttccagtcagcagtatatcatcaacatataaacataccagagtcatatttccttcagaagtatgctgaacatagacaccgtactccatctcacatttctgaaagccttgcttcttgaaaaatgaatcaatcttcagattccaagttctgggcgcttgtttcaatccatatagagctttgtataatctgtacaccatcccttcctgattctttttcacaaatccaggaggttgtgacacgtaaacttcttcttctaatggaccgttcagaaatgcagattttacatctaaatgcatcagaggccaattcctgttagcagctattgcaatcaccattctgattgtttcatgtcttgctacaggtgcaaacacttcagagtaatctagcccaggtttctgtagaaatcctctggctaccaaccttgctttatgtttgccaattgaaccatctggctttaacttctgcttgaaaacccatctgacgctgatggctttcttgtctgttggaagttctgtcagcttccatgtcttgtttctctctatagcatcaagttcttctttcatggccttcagccagagcttctgcttaagagcctcttctgtacttatgggttcagagtctactaacatggcacactgaataacttctccttcagagtctacttcagtgtcttgcagcatgtcaaattctgcatatcttctggggatgtttcttattctttgtggtctctgaacttgttcagagtcttgagcttcagagtttctagcttcagatggttgacttcctccagagctttgaccatcttcagggtctggcatattcccagagtctgaattgccaccagaatctggattaccatcagagtctgggtcatcagaatctggatcatcagagtctgaaacatcagagtctggaacatcagagtctggaacatcagattctggatcactatcagagtcagaatcaacgtcagagtttactccaacctcagaaattctgaactctgacctttcttcagaagttctaacatcagaatcagattgagacttatcccaattccaaacttctgattccttcacaatcacatctctgctgaattcaattttattggtttctggacaatagagcttgtatgcacctgtactgtggtaccctatcagaatcatcactttgcttctatcatccagcttctgtcttctggcttctggaacatgtttatagcaaacagaaccaaacaccttcagatgactaacactttgcttatctccagtccacttctgtattggaactatttccttcaacttcttcgtaggacatcggttgagtacatacgttgcagtggcaacagcttctccccagagcttctgaggaagcttcttctcctttagcatgcttctcaccatatcaagcaaagtgcggtttcttctttcagcaagaccattgtgttgaggggtataaggagcagtaacctcatgctcaattccattctcctcacagaacttctggaactctttggagttatactcacctccaccgtcagttctaagaatcttcaacttctgaccactctgattctcagccttcattctgaacttcttgaattcatcaaacacctcgtgtttaaacttaataagggatacccatgtcattcttgtgaattcatcaacaaataacacaaagtatttattccctccaatcgatgctactggaaatggaccacacacatcagaatgtacaactcccaaggcatgttttgctcttggagcagtttctgacgcaaatggcaatcgtggttgttttccttccatgcaaactttgcatgatttttcaggcttcttaattgcaggaattccatgtaccaacttctttgaattcagatgttttaagcttttgaaattcaaatgaccaaatcttctgtgccacagctcactctccttctcagcacttgttgcactaagacattctgagtctgcagttctgacattcaccttgaatgttctattccttccctgttctgactccataatcaacttctgattgcagtcatacagtttcagaagattgtccttcatggtaactgagaaacctttctcaattaattgtcccacactcatcagattgcttctgatgccaggtacataccacacgttctgaatcaatgctgttttcccattgttcagaatcactctgacatttcccataccttctgcattaagatatttgtcatcagcacatctgatctttgtccttttttcagagtcaaagtcaaccagccatttcttgtttccagtaagatgatttgaacagccagtgtccatataccaccagtctatcagatccatattatcagattcagaggccatcaatagcacagattcgtcatcagaacttctggctatatttgcttcttctgattttctctccttgtttgaccaacagtctctagcaaagtgaccaaacttcttacaacagtaacattggattttcttcttgtcatacttctcttttcccttctgagcattcttttgtctatcagaggttgagctttctgacttctgaccaccatcagatcttctcctggcttctgactgcttctgatacctcctatcagaagttgctttcagagcctgctgctctacttccctttcagaagttctctcagtcaaacgcaactcttgcgcttctagactgctatgcagctcttcaattctcatggtgctcagatctttggaatgttctattgctaccacaatgtaatcaaattgagaggtaagggatctcaataccttctccatgattgtttcttcagaaagagtttctccacacgctttcatctcattagtgatcagaatcactctggagatgtattcagaaactttctcattattcttcatgttgagattctcatattgctttctcaaggactgaagcttcaccttcttcactgatgcgtcaccaccataacatctaaccagtgtgtcccacgcagcctttgctgtcgttgaatctgcaatcttctcaaacacatttacatcaacacattgatgaatgaagaacaatgctttctgatccttcttccttacttccttctgcgcgtttttctgttcatccgtcgcatctgctgctaccggaacataaccatcagtgacaagatctagaacatcttgagcaccgaacaatacacgcatttggatcatccaacgattccagtttttaccgtcaaatactggaagtttggtgttcatgttgccgtttccgttcatctttctaccttgcacagtacactcagatttctcacacagtgtttcccaacccacagaattaaaaaaattctgatcagattttgttcaagattcaacacgaatctaagaatcaaaatcaaacacacaagacctcacgttcactcgtgtttcccgtgtttccctaatgaatccgaaccggagctctagataccaattgttggtgcaaaggtagaataaagaaagaatggaaatattctattaagagaatgacggctacaataaggattaaaagttacaatgattgacaccctatttataagcctctaacaaacttaaatatgaatcaaatctaatatttaaatctaatatctaacaaacttaaatatgaatcaaatctaatatttaaatctaatatataacaaacttaaatatgaattaaatctaataattaaatctaatactAACAATATGAACATCCTCTCTGGAACACAACTATTGCTTGGCTTTTAGATACACACTAAAGCATTAGATAGTTCAGAACACTGACTCTTGCTGAGAAGCCATTGAATGGACAGCCCAAATGCCATGTGATTTTCGATAAGCATCCTGCTTATCCAATCAGAAAGCATGCCAACAGAATTTGCTCCTTAAAACAACTTTAGCAAATGGAAATCCCCCCTTTCTTCCACACCCATTCCACTAAAATAACAATAAAGAGAGCTACTCTGCAATTTACTTGACAGTCTGGTAAAACTGAACGAAGAAGTCGTGATTACATGGCCACTTTCTTTTTTACTTGGCTGAGTCTTATTTCCATTAGCAAGATACAGAGAATCAATTCAAAAACCCTGCCATTTATTTTACACTTATCAAATAATATTAAGGAACTAAGGGTGCTACTTCTAAAACTAAGCTGATGATGTATTCAAACCTACATACACCAAATGTTGATATTAACATCATATACTAACCTGCTACTTAAGTTTCCTCCATTAGCTGGCAAAGGTTGAGTTTATTTTTAACATATGCTGATACTGAAATACAAAACACATTCTTGTGCATTGGCTTGTATGGTCAAATATTACCATCAGACCATCAAATAAGGAAGCTGCTCTACTGAAATTTTCCTTCAAGGAGGGTTGTATTTCACTGCATGCTACTTCGAGTTAGAACTCTATCTATAAGCATTTGCCTTCCAGACAAGTCTTCTTCATAACTAACAACCTGCATGAGAAGTATGAGCTTGTCAATTACCATAAGTAATCTGGATATGATCATGATGGATGTGAAATGGAATTCAGCCAGTATACTGTAAATTGTCATTAGTCAAAGCCTGTGCAGAAACTGAGTAACTCTTTTTCCCAtgaaaaacagaaattaaaagtAAATGGAGCTGCATGTGATAAAACCTGAGATTCTGTTTGTGTTTCACTAAAACCATCATACATTCCAGCTTTTCGGTCTTGAGGAGTCTCACCATTATCTCCGTTTCTTCCATTTCTGGAAAGTACAAGATCAGTACTGATTTATACAAAATTGAAAAATGGTATGCAAGATGCTTCCATTATAGTTTATACTGTTATCAGATGCATTATTAGATAAATTCTTACAACAAATATATCTACTTTATTTGAACCAGTAGCCTCTGAAGAAATGCTACAAACCAGTGAGATAAGCATATTTACCGAACATATCTACTTTACACAAATGAGCTTATAAGCTAGTCAAATCTACTATGAGAAATACCAGACACTGCCTAAATGGTGAGACGACAACAACAATAAACATGTTTAGCAGGGAAGTATGGAAACCAACCTGTTTAACCAGTGATTTGATAATCCATAGACAGTGTGAGGATTTGGATTGTCTTGGCCAATGGCTGAACAATCAGATGAGTAAATCTATTGTACTGTAAAGGATCACTACTACATACAAAAAGTTAAAATTATAAAACAGGACACAACCTACATTGAATTGATCACACTTAAAGGATACACTTCTCTCGCACCCTGTATTCCCTGGGGACCTCTGATCATGCATCTTTGAGataagaagaaaagagattggTTAATGCAAGAACAACTCAGAAAGAGTAGAGTAAAAGAATTTTCTTTTAAATATACGTCTGCATACAATACCATTAACAAATCAGCATTTTTACCTTGCTTGTCTGCTCTAACAAGTCCTCTATAGCAGTAGCAACATCAGGACCAGCATGGGTTACCTCCCGAGCATCTTTGAGCTTATTGTCTTCAGAAAAATTCAAGTCAGAGACATGACTGCCTGAATTTACTGCAGAAGGCACCCTATTATACTGGTCAGGTTCTTCCACGAGCCTTGCCTTTTTGCTATTAACGCTTGATGTTTTAGAACGAGTCCTATGATTGTCAACTCCCGTATTTACATTTTTATTTGTCGTGCTTCTCAAACTTTGTGATTGACTTGGAAACTGGGACGGCATGTCATTTATCATTCGAACAGCTTGGGTAGGAAATTGACTCACTGTGCAAACTCCTGCCTCTCGGTCTTGACTAGTGACTTCTTTGGGCAAAAATTGATCAATGGCAATAACTCCATTCTAGAAGAGAGAAAAAAAAGCATATTGATAAAGAACCTTTTTGTCCTTAACATAGAAAATGCATGTAGACTTGCCCGCATGACAAGAAGTTTATGAACAAGCAGTCATCAAAGCTCTCAGTGGCCTGAATAATACCTGTTTGACACATTCAAATATCCACTCAGATGTAACTGATCGGATCCCCCACTTACAAGAAGCCTCGTACTTGGGCCCATTGGTGAATTTACACAACAAATGGGTGACCTTCTTACTCAACTTATCTGCAAATGTAGCTCCTAGAGCTTTACACAAGTTCCAAAGTAGAATTCTGTCTTTCTCCTCATATTGTGAAACACAAAACCGGAGGCTTTCAAAACCAGGCAAGGGAACACGGCAGGGAAGTGGAGAATAAATAATATGACTGTCCACATCCAGCAAGGATCCATTCTTGAACAAAAACATCACAATCAAATTATCAGTATGCAAGCAAACAAATCTGCAAGGAGTCCATCCATGTAACAATAAAAACAATTTATTACCATTATTATTCAAGATTCACAACACAAACAGTTTAGATTGGCAGTTACTGTGCAGGTTTATAAACTTATCCAAATATGAAAAGGAGATTTTTGGAACTAGGAATGCAGATCTATATCAGTTGCATTGCACCACAACCTGGTGTAGCTCAAAAGAAAAtgaaacatcaaacaaacatAGAAGAGATGTGTTGTTGGGTGGCTGGTTTATCTTAAGGTCACTCCTTACCGATGGCACTCTGTCAAGGCACATAAATAAGAAAATAAGCCCCCTTTATATGGACCCTTTGTTATTATGGAAGGAATAGGGGCAGTGGCTTATAGATTTAAGATGCCTAAAGAGAGTAAGATTCAAGCTATTTTCCATGTTAGCAAGCTCAAAAAAGCAGTACCTAGTACCTACTATCTATCAGCTTCAACCATTGGTTGCTGCTCTTACAGACGAGTGGGAACTGCAACCCGAGATTCACGATGCTAACTACCTTCATTACAACAACAGTAGATCTGAAGAGGTGCTTGTTAAGTGGAAAGATTGCCCAACTTGTGACAATTCTAGGGAGGCATTTGAGGCACTGCAACAGTCTTTTCCATTGTTTCCATTTGAGTACAAGGTGAAAGCGTGAGCGGGGGTATTGATAGACACCACGTAGCTAGGAGAGGGTATGTGAAGGGGAGCTCCTAAGTGTAATTAGACTTTATTTTTTAATACGAAGGAAAGGGAAATTAATTAGATAGTTGGGATTTGATTCGTTCTCATTAGCATGATGATGATCGTGATCCTTGAACCTCGCCGTTCTTGTAGCTGCATTCAACCTCTAGAGTCTAGACCTCCTTGTTACAAGGGATACTCGCAAATTGCACAGAATTATAGGAAATAGAAAAACCAGGCATCTTTGTTGTTGCTTGACAGCAAATACTATCATTATTTATTATGTAAAAAATATGGCAGATAACTCACAAAACACAACATATCAAACTTCACTTCATGCATTGTATTGGAAACAAGAGGGCCAATTTTTAAACAGGGGGAGCAAAAAACACACAGTTGTGATACTTCAGGACAGTACAAATTATTAACTTACAAGTATGTCTAAGACCAAAAATTGATGGACCAAACACACTCCTTGTTTACCTTCCTCACTAACGCTTCTACAAGTCTTCTCAACACAAAAAAACAACCTAAGACAAGGCTGCCATTTTTCTGCGATGGAAGCCACCCGAATTTTCTCTCTGATGACTTCATTCTTGATTATATCTGGTCTTTTGTGACTACCCATTCAATGTAGAATCCTCATCTCTACAATACCGACCGTACTTTCTTATCAACTCTTATCCCCAGTATTCAATCTCATTTGACAGTCTAAATAAGAGATAAAATTTTCTTCTAAGGTTGTGAATGGTACTTTTCTAACACAAATTACATCAGAAGCATTTCTCTATTTTATCCACTCTATTTGGTTCCTATGACTAACATCTGCTTCTATCTGTCATTTTGTATAACTTTACAACATTATTTACTTACTAAAAGCATTTATGCGATAACATCTTGAAACAGTTTGGCCATGATAAGGTAAGCCTTTCACCATCAACCAACATCCCGGTTTATTCAAATATATAAATAGAGATCTATAACCCGTTGAACACCTTAAAAAGAAGATAACCCAAAaataaacctgaaaaaggaaatTTGCATGTGACCAATCAGGCTTACCTCCAAACAAGATCGTATCCAGTGACTGGAAATATATGTACTTCCATAATCACCTATTGACCTGGGTTTTACACCGTGGCATTCAATAATATAGTGAATAATCTGTTTTGTTTGCCCACTTATTAGCTCTCCTCCCCCTTGACTTATCCATTGAACAATCTCAGCTCTCTGCCAAAAGAGATCAAAAGTAAATTAAAAATCAACTCAAATATATGCGTAATGTTTTGGGGGGAAAATTATATGTATTTTGACAGACGCTGACTATTTATTGCAGAAACtggaagaaaaaaaaaagtaaaaacaatATAATGCCAATTTAACAATTAACACATTAAGAATATTAACACATGATTAAACTCATTATAATTTCATATATCTTACCCTTTCTTCAGGAAATAAATTTGAGAAACAAAATGTTTTCCCTTTGAAAACATTTATTGACTTCACATGTACATTGGTGTCATGTTGCGTGCTCTTTTGTACCCTCAATTTTTTATCAGGATGTTGAGTTTGTGGCATAGTTCTATCTGATGCTTTACCGAATGTGACAACATTCATACCCGTACTGTGTTTCTCTTGTTTGTTTTTATCCAAAGACTCTGGTATCGTAACTCCAAAGTCCTTAATACCCGCCACCTGATTAGTTTGAAAGCTTTGGCGAATGCTTGAGCTTTTACTTTGATCCATAGGCATAATGCCAGTAACCGCTCCTTTTACTGAGTTGGCTGAATTTAAGAAATcagaaaataattaaaatatggACTCCATAAAAGTATATTCAcaaattatttaagaaaaattTAATTGATTAACCAAAAAGTAGACAGAACACAAATAAGGACATCATGTAAGGACACCTTTTGGAAGAAAAAGATCACATGCAATGTGTCGTCGAAGAACAGGGACTTGTTTCTTTACACGGTCACAGTCTTCAAGCCATGAGGTTTTAACAACATAAACAACACCAAGAGCAGCAATACTTCTTACTTCCTTCTTTTCTCTGTAAAAACACAAATGTATGTAAAGATAAATCATAAATACTGGAAAAGGAATGTTTGCCAAATTAAGTCCATAAGAAAGCCATATTTGTGAAACTAACATCTAGGAATCATCTACATTGATACAGCTAAAAAAACAAAAGACCAAAACTCAGAAACAATCAAGAAACAGAGACATTATATGTATCCATTAATTTATTCTTCATATCATAATAGACTTACATTTCTGTAGGATTCCCAATTACTATGTGTGTCAACTTATCATTAAAATACATGTATCGGGAGCCTCCACCTTTACGCACCATATTAACTAGCTTCCGCATTTCAGAAGCTTCAAAACCAGCAAGTAATATTCTACATTCTGCTAAGTATAGGTCATTGTCATCAGATTCAGAATCATTGGCAACAGCACCGTCCAAGTTCAATTCATCGCTAGTCTGCAATGGAGGTGCTTCAGCGTCTGCCTCTTTAACAAATAATGGAACATTTGAAAAAGACGACATATGTTCTGACTGTGTAGCTTCTAGATCTACATCCATAGACTCAGCACAATCAGAAA is a window of Lathyrus oleraceus cultivar Zhongwan6 chromosome 6, CAAS_Psat_ZW6_1.0, whole genome shotgun sequence DNA encoding:
- the LOC127093372 gene encoding uncharacterized protein LOC127093372 codes for the protein MSKSKSFQGVNVFMSRNLVPPEVFDTLHDAVKNNGAQIHLCCDPSRNGPNDYHIISCSKHEKFEDLKSKGCKMLGPRCVLFCAKERRPLPKQSFTCCFTMDGVKILASGFDADEKVKIEELVTEMGGALQTKPSSDLNFVIVKNVLALKYKWALNILKKPIVTYEWLKQCSDEHRVVPQESYKVLPFSGLKICVTGIPADKRKEMETLTLQNGGKYSAELTKKCTHLISDAPEGDKYKVAKRWGHIHIVTMKWFDQSVARRACLNEESYPVQNGSLSSRKVTRDLTVKHSQDRDIGKMQSGSSSRAADSNMLVSDCAESMDVDLEATQSEHMSSFSNVPLFVKEADAEAPPLQTSDELNLDGAVANDSESDDNDLYLAECRILLAGFEASEMRKLVNMVRKGGGSRYMYFNDKLTHIVIGNPTEIEKKEVRSIAALGVVYVVKTSWLEDCDRVKKQVPVLRRHIACDLFLPKANSVKGAVTGIMPMDQSKSSSIRQSFQTNQVAGIKDFGVTIPESLDKNKQEKHSTGMNVVTFGKASDRTMPQTQHPDKKLRVQKSTQHDTNVHVKSINVFKGKTFCFSNLFPEERRAEIVQWISQGGGELISGQTKQIIHYIIECHGVKPRSIGDYGSTYISSHWIRSCLENGSLLDVDSHIIYSPLPCRVPLPGFESLRFCVSQYEEKDRILLWNLCKALGATFADKLSKKVTHLLCKFTNGPKYEASCKWGIRSVTSEWIFECVKQNGVIAIDQFLPKEVTSQDREAGVCTVSQFPTQAVRMINDMPSQFPSQSQSLRSTTNKNVNTGVDNHRTRSKTSSVNSKKARLVEEPDQYNRVPSAVNSGSHVSDLNFSEDNKLKDAREVTHAGPDVATAIEDLLEQTSKMHDQRSPGNTGCERSIYSSDCSAIGQDNPNPHTVYGLSNHWLNRNGRNGDNGETPQDRKAGMYDGFSETQTESQVVSYEEDLSGRQMLIDRVLTRSSMQ